A stretch of Portunus trituberculatus isolate SZX2019 chromosome 48, ASM1759143v1, whole genome shotgun sequence DNA encodes these proteins:
- the LOC123498775 gene encoding putative uncharacterized protein FLJ46204, translating into MVTAPHIMTGQSLSTPATHNHSHLHHQQHTTTHISITSNTQPLTLPSPATHNHSHLHHQQHTATHTPITSNTQPLTHHQQHTTHTPITSNTQPLTLPSPATHSHHSHSHHQQHTTTHTPITSNTQPLTLPSPATHSHSHSHHQ; encoded by the exons ATGGTCACCGCCCCACACATCATGACCGGCCAGTCACTGT caacaccagcaacacacaACCACTCACATCTCCATCACCAGCAACACACAACCACTCACATCTCCATCACCAGCAACACACAACCACTCACACTCCCATCACCAGCAACACACAACCACTCACATCTCCATCACCAGCAACACACAGCCACTCACACTCCCATCACCAGCAACACACAACCACTCACACATCACCAGCAACACACCACTCACACTCCCATCACCAGCAACACACAGCCACTCACACTCCCATCACCAGCAACACACAGCCACCACTCACACTCCCATCACCAGCAACACACAACCACTCACACTCCCATCACCAGCAACACACAACCACTCACACTCCCATCACCAGCAACACACAGCCACTCACACTCCCATCACCAGTAA